The following proteins come from a genomic window of Anaerobutyricum hallii:
- a CDS encoding ABC transporter ATP-binding protein, whose amino-acid sequence MQAIKTMELVKQYKTLTAVDRLYLDIQQGELFSLLGVNGAGKTTTIKMLSCLTKPTGGDALVGGYSITKEPEQVKRLIGVSPQETAVAPNLSVKENLELICGIHSFSKGKTEEKIRELSGQFALDTVLKRKAGKLSGGWQRRVSIAMALISEPQILFLDEPTLGLDVIARHELWETIRSLKGKITIILTTHYMEEAEALSDRIGIMKSGKLLAVGTVEELNALAGTNDFETAFVSIVKEDTVV is encoded by the coding sequence ATGCAAGCAATTAAAACCATGGAACTTGTCAAGCAGTATAAAACCCTGACTGCCGTGGACAGGCTCTATTTAGATATTCAGCAGGGAGAATTGTTTTCTCTACTGGGTGTAAACGGCGCAGGAAAGACCACAACTATTAAAATGCTCTCCTGTCTGACAAAGCCCACGGGCGGAGATGCCCTCGTAGGGGGCTATAGCATTACAAAGGAGCCTGAACAGGTAAAGCGGCTGATTGGCGTATCTCCGCAGGAAACGGCTGTTGCTCCTAACCTCTCCGTGAAAGAAAATCTGGAACTGATCTGCGGCATCCACAGTTTTTCAAAAGGTAAAACGGAAGAAAAGATTCGAGAACTTTCCGGGCAATTCGCTTTGGATACCGTTTTGAAAAGAAAAGCTGGTAAGTTATCCGGCGGTTGGCAACGCAGAGTCAGCATTGCCATGGCTCTGATCAGCGAACCGCAAATCCTGTTTCTGGACGAACCTACCCTTGGTTTGGATGTCATTGCAAGGCACGAGCTTTGGGAAACAATTCGTTCACTTAAAGGCAAGATAACCATCATTCTGACAACGCATTACATGGAAGAAGCAGAGGCTCTTTCTGACCGCATCGGCATTATGAAAAGCGGAAAACTTCTTGCGGTAGGAACAGTAGAAGAACTGAACGCATTAGCAGGAACAAATGATTTTGAAACAGCGTTCGTTTCTATTGTGAAGGAGGATACTGTGGTATGA
- a CDS encoding LytTR family DNA-binding domain-containing protein: MKYKLIIDKNAEEEIIAVVHAPSSLTQQIENLVCSYSGEDYIMGYRDDEMRKLAFSEIECITILNRKVIAIDIGGNHFSLKDRLRDLEGILPSYFIRINKSTLANEHRILRFDAVFSGGVDAVFQCGYREYVSRRCFAEIRRRYE, from the coding sequence ATGAAATATAAGCTCATTATCGATAAAAACGCAGAAGAAGAAATTATAGCAGTCGTTCATGCACCTTCTTCTCTGACACAGCAAATCGAGAATCTTGTTTGTAGCTATTCCGGTGAGGACTACATTATGGGATACAGGGATGACGAGATGCGGAAACTGGCATTTTCAGAAATCGAATGTATTACCATTCTGAACAGAAAAGTAATTGCCATTGATATAGGTGGTAACCACTTTTCACTCAAGGACAGGCTTCGTGACTTGGAAGGTATCCTACCCTCTTACTTTATCCGCATTAACAAATCTACCCTTGCCAATGAACACCGTATTCTGCGATTTGATGCGGTGTTCAGCGGCGGTGTGGATGCCGTATTTCAATGTGGCTATAGGGAATATGTTTCCAGACGCTGCTTTGCGGAAATCAGAAGGAGGTATGAATGA
- a CDS encoding ABC transporter permease, translating to MRMMTFAKRCSKEILRDPINLGFGLGFPLVLLVLLSAIQANIPVSLFEIDTLTPGITVFGLSFMTLFSATLIAKDRESALLQRLYTTPLTGFDFIMGYMLPLLPIAIGQVLICYLFAIPLGLTVSVNIVYAVIGIIPMAVFNISLGLFCGSVFGVKQVGGICGALLTNLSAWLSGVWFDLELVGGAFEKIANALPFMHAAELEKALFSGNFELAATHILPVLLYGVLITVIAVFCFLRQMKKQ from the coding sequence ATGAGAATGATGACATTTGCCAAAAGATGTTCAAAAGAGATTTTGCGTGATCCGATCAACCTTGGTTTCGGTCTGGGATTCCCTTTGGTTTTGCTGGTTCTGCTTAGTGCGATACAGGCTAATATCCCGGTAAGCCTGTTTGAAATCGACACACTGACTCCGGGCATTACCGTATTCGGGCTGTCGTTTATGACTCTGTTTTCCGCAACACTAATCGCAAAAGACCGGGAAAGCGCCCTCTTGCAGAGGTTGTATACTACTCCGCTTACGGGATTTGACTTTATCATGGGATATATGCTCCCGCTATTACCTATTGCTATCGGACAGGTTCTGATCTGCTATCTGTTTGCGATTCCGTTGGGGCTGACTGTCAGCGTAAATATCGTGTACGCTGTCATTGGCATCATCCCTATGGCTGTTTTCAATATTTCTTTGGGACTTTTTTGCGGCAGCGTTTTTGGAGTGAAACAGGTTGGCGGTATCTGTGGGGCATTGCTGACCAATCTCTCTGCATGGCTTTCCGGTGTGTGGTTTGATCTGGAGCTTGTGGGAGGGGCATTTGAGAAAATTGCCAATGCGCTGCCCTTTATGCACGCAGCCGAATTGGAAAAAGCACTATTCAGCGGTAATTTTGAACTTGCAGCAACGCACATTCTACCCGTTTTGCTGTATGGTGTATTGATAACAGTTATTGCCGTATTCTGCTTTCTTAGGCAAATGAAAAAACAGTAA